From Pempheris klunzingeri isolate RE-2024b chromosome 18, fPemKlu1.hap1, whole genome shotgun sequence, a single genomic window includes:
- the sptlc2b gene encoding serine palmitoyltransferase 2b, which yields MTESSANKLLNGDACHRTSNGRKSSKNGFVKNHCLFQQPQKYRRPREKNQNVTHNSSLYKKPFLESFEETPLLVAVLTYMGYGILTIFGYLRDFLRHWNIEKCHVAREREEQKDFVPLYQDFENFYTRNLYMRIRDNWNRPICSVPGAKMDLVDRVSHDYNWTFEHTGKVVKDVINMGSYNYLGFAENIGACADAAVESTQKYGVGVGSTRYEMGNLDIHEELEQLVARFLGVESSMAFGMGFATNSMNIPALTGKGCLILSDELNHASLVLGARLSGSTIRVFKHNNMQSLEKLLRDAIVHGQPRTHRPWKKILIVVEGIYSMEGSVVRLPEVVALKKRYKAYLYLDEAHSIGALGPNGRGVVDYFGLDPKDVDIMMGTFTKSFGAAGGYIGGKKELIDYLRRHSHSALYATSMSPPVAQQIITSMKIIMGEDGTTLGADRLRQLSENTTYFRRKLREMGFIIYGNDDSPVVPMMLYMPAKIGAFGREMLKRNIGTVVVGFPATPIIESRARFCVSAAHTREMLDTALEAIGEVGDLLQLKYSRREQPLPSLGWMAEESLLQD from the exons ATGACGGAAAGCTCCGCGAACAAGCTGCTTAACGGAGACGCCTGTCACCGCACGTCAAACGGCAGAAAATCGAGTAAAAATGGCTTCGTGAAGAACCACTGCTTGTTCCAACAGCCACAGAAGTATCGGCGCCCCAGGGAGAAG AAccaaaatgtcacacacaaCTCCAGCCTGTACAAGAAGCCCTTTTTGGAATCCTTTGAGGAGACCCCTCTGCTGGTGGCCGTGCTCACCTACATGGGCTACGGCATCCTCACCATCTTTGGCTACCTCCGAGATTTCCTTCGCCACTGGAACATCGAGAAGTGCCACGTGGCtcgggagagagaggagcagaag GACTTTGTGCCTCTCTACCAGGACTTTGAGAACTTCTACACCAGGAACTTGTACATGAGGATCCGAGACAACTGGAACCGACCCATCTGTAGCGTCCCTGGTGCTAAAATGGACCTGGTGGACAGAGTTTCCCACGACTACAACTGGACCTTCGA GCACACAGGCAAAGTGGTGAAAGACGTCATCAACATGGGCTCGTACAATTACCTCGGCTTTGCTGAGAACATCGGGGCCTGTGCCGACGCTGCTGTTGAGTCCACACAAAAGTACGGAGTTGGAGTGGGCAGCACGCGCTATGAGATGG GGAACCTGGACATCCacgaggagctggagcagctggTTGCCAGGTTCCTCGGCGTTGAATCATCAATGGCTTTTGGCATGGGCTTCGCCACCAACTCCATGAACATTCCCGCTCTCACGGGGAAG GGTTGTCTTATTCTGAGTGATGAGCTGAATCACGCATCGCTGGTGCTGGGTGCCCGCCTGTCTGGCTCCACAATTCGGGTCTTCAAACACAACA ACATGCAGAGCCTGGAGAAGCTGCTGAGAGACGCTATTGTACACGGGCAGCCGAGGACCCACCGACCCTGGAAGAAAATCCTCATTGTGGTGGAGGGCATTTACAG TATGGAGGGGTCCGTCGTGCGTCTGCCGGAGGTGGTGGCTCTGAAGAAGCGCTACAAGGCGTACCTGTACCTGGATGAGGCCCACAGTATCGGCGCCCTGGGGCCTAATGGCAGAGGAGTGGTGGACTACTTTGGCCTGGATCCCAAAGACGTGGACATCATGATGGGAACGTTCACCAAGAGCTTCGGTGCTGCAGGAGGATACATTGGAGGAAAAAAG GAGCTGATCGACTACCTGCGACGCCACTCTCACAGCGCCCTGTACGCCACTTCCATGTCCCCCCCTGTGGCCCAGCAGATAATCACCTCTATGAAGATCATCATGGGAGAGGATGGGACCACACTGG GTGCTGATCGCCTCAGACAGCTATCGGAGAACACCACCTACTTCCGCAGAAAACTCCGCGAGATGGGCTTCATCATCTACGGCAACGATGACTCGCCTGTGGTACCCATGATGCTCTATATGCCGGCCAAAATTGG GGCGTTTGGTCGGGAGATGTTAAAGAGAAACATCGGCACGGTGGTCGTCGGCTTCCCAGCGACACCCATCATCGAGTCGAGGGCACGGTTCTGCGTTTCGGCTGCTCATACCAGAGAGATGCTCGACACA GCGTTGGAGGCCATCGGTGAAGTGGGcgacctgctgcagctgaagtaCTCCAGGCGTGAACAACCTCTTCCCTCGCTCGGCTGGATGGCTGAGGAGAGCCTGCTTCAGGACTGA
- the ism2b gene encoding isthmin-2 produces the protein MRQEVAWRFHALLVIWSILVVSLGTGFPTRHKNVGHKAHGHQIHSAGVQYAPEALEQQNQVQSLLPEPHSHQRRWSHPQHRSVGVLPQPEPEEETKPFILDLKNFPDLANADINSQNPNIQVTIEVVDDPQMEVEMDLAKEKDWLPSSSSSPSSTVDWLGGKKLFWPLFWSYTDADSSEDNNSRSGVEETGEEEEEEDYSLDYGSEEPLPSGVGGDWDTRWNEGWDPMQSYYEKETDEWTSWSPCSVTCGHGERKRTKSCGYSCTLTEASKCDLEPCPGDVNTVVEPFPFEMENGTEPFGTDVDSCEKWLNCKSAFLQRYFHQVLSELPSCPCSYPSEVAYTVVSVYDETHGRQFRWRDASGPKERLDIYKPSARSCIRSALSSDSSTLAAQHCCYGERGQLITRGKGAGTPNLISTEFSPELHFKVDVLPWILCKGDWSRFHAVRPPNNGLSCPENPHEDVFMNELEEAREY, from the exons ATGCGTCAGGAGGTCGCGTGGAGATTTCACGCGCTGCTTGTGATTTGGTCAATACTTGTCGTTAGTTTGGGGACTGGGTTTCCCACCAGACACAAGAATGTTGGCCACAAG GCTCATGGCCACCAGATTCACAGCGCCGGGGTCCAATATGCTCCTGAGGCTTTGGAGCAGCAGAACCAGGTTCAGAGTCTCCTGCCCGAGCCCCACAGCCACCAGAGGAGGTGGTCCCACCCGCAGCATCGCTCAGTCGGTGTTCTCCCACAGCCTGAGCCTGAGGAGGAAACCAAACCCTTCATCCTGGATCTCAAAAACTTTCCAGACCTGGCCAATGCTGACATCAACTCGCAGAACCCCAACATACAG GTAACCATTGAGGTGGTGGACGACCCCCAGATGGAGGTAGAGATGGACCTGGCCAAGGAAAAGGACTGGCtaccctcttcctcctcctccccctcctccacagtaGATTGGCTTGGAGGCAAGAAGCTTTTCTGGCCCCTTTTCTGGAGTTACACCGACGCCGATTCCAGCGAGGACAACAACAGCCGGTCAGGCGTGGAGGAAActggcgaggaagaggaggaggaagattaCTCCCTGGATTACGGCAGCGAGGAGCCCTTACCCAGCGGAGTGGGCGGAGACTGGGATACGCGTTGGAATGAAGGCTGGGATCCAATGCAGAGCTACTATG agaaggagacagatgAGTGGACGTCCTGGTCTCCCTGTTCAGTGACATGTGGACATGGCGAAAGGAAGAGGACCAAGTCCTGTGGCTACTCCTGCACTCTGACAGAAGCCTCTAAGTGTGACCTGGAGCCTTGTCCTG GTGATGTCAACACTGTGGTGGAGCCTTTCCCTTTCGAGATGGAGAATGGCACAGAGCCATTTGGGACAG ATGTGGACAGCTGTGAGAAGTGGCTCAACTGTAAGAGTGCGTTCCTCCAGAGGTACTTCCACCAGGTCTTGTCTGAGCTGCCCAGCTGCCCCTGCTCGTACCCCTCTGAGGTGGCGTACACTGTGGTCAGTGTCTATGATGAGACTCATGGCCGGCAGTTCCGCTGGCGTGATGCCAGTGGCCCCAAGGAGCGCCTGGACATCTACAAGCCATCAGCGCGTAGCTGCATCCGCTCAGCACTTTCCAGCGACTCATCTACTCTCGCAGCACAGCACTGTTGTTACGGCGAGCGCGGGCAGCTGATCACACGGGGGAAAGGCGCAGGCACGCCTAACCTGATCAGCACCGAGTTCTCCCCAGAGCTGCACTTCAAAGTGGATGTGCTGCCTTGGATCCTGTGTAAAGGGGACTGGAGTCGCTTCCATGCTGTGCGGCCACCCAATAATGGATTGAGCTGCCCAGAAAACCCCCATGAAGATGTGTTCATGAATGAACTGGAAGAGGCCAGGGAGTACTGA